The Victivallis sp. Marseille-Q1083 genome has a window encoding:
- a CDS encoding Xaa-Pro peptidase family protein — protein MSYLIASESEQRLDAVKKLLEAKNLDLALVYYDECNLANGWYLTGWCPQFESGAVLVPRKGPAMLLGGPESEPFARQDSAVKNTRNFPVFMVPDEEYPAAEIIGFPELFAELQQTLGSVRRIGLVGGDRMPYRCRREIEAGFAGVEISDITTEFLAFRAGKSPWEIEQIRAAFKLADFAYEAMKAKIAVGNSEIEVAAAGEYAARSRGATGFGFTAIVGSGSRSNAVVPTSTNKIMQDGEMVMIGIAPKVCGYAGVVGDALPVNGVYSARQIESMKYLREAFVLTREKLQPGLTGREIDAPARRYFRQHGFESYLVCPFAHTIGLNEAEGPFFGPNSDDVLEPGMTVCVDISFFGHPEFNGIRIESGYEITAAGAVPFSPALDKRHSDLDHFEF, from the coding sequence ATGAGTTACCTGATTGCGAGTGAAAGTGAACAACGTCTCGACGCCGTAAAAAAATTGCTGGAGGCCAAAAATCTCGACCTGGCCCTGGTCTATTACGATGAATGCAACCTGGCCAACGGCTGGTACCTGACCGGCTGGTGTCCGCAGTTCGAGAGCGGAGCGGTGCTGGTGCCCCGCAAGGGACCGGCCATGCTGCTCGGCGGCCCCGAAAGCGAACCGTTCGCCCGGCAGGACAGCGCGGTCAAGAATACCCGGAATTTTCCGGTGTTCATGGTGCCGGACGAAGAGTACCCGGCCGCCGAAATCATCGGTTTTCCGGAATTGTTCGCCGAATTGCAGCAAACCCTCGGCAGCGTTCGCCGGATCGGCCTGGTCGGCGGCGACCGGATGCCCTACCGCTGCCGCCGCGAGATCGAAGCGGGTTTCGCCGGTGTGGAAATTTCCGACATCACGACCGAATTTCTGGCTTTCCGCGCCGGGAAATCACCATGGGAAATTGAACAGATTCGCGCCGCTTTCAAGCTGGCCGATTTTGCCTATGAAGCGATGAAAGCGAAAATCGCCGTCGGCAACAGTGAAATCGAAGTGGCGGCAGCCGGCGAATATGCCGCGCGCAGCCGCGGCGCCACCGGCTTCGGCTTCACCGCCATCGTCGGCAGCGGCAGCCGCAGCAACGCCGTAGTGCCGACCTCAACCAACAAAATCATGCAGGACGGCGAGATGGTGATGATCGGTATCGCGCCGAAAGTATGCGGTTACGCCGGCGTGGTCGGCGACGCTCTGCCGGTCAACGGAGTCTACTCGGCCCGGCAGATTGAGAGCATGAAGTATTTGCGTGAAGCGTTCGTCCTGACCCGAGAAAAATTGCAGCCTGGCTTGACCGGACGGGAAATCGACGCGCCGGCCCGGCGGTATTTCCGTCAGCACGGCTTCGAGTCCTACCTGGTCTGCCCGTTCGCCCACACCATCGGCCTCAACGAGGCGGAAGGGCCATTTTTCGGCCCGAACAGCGACGATGTGCTGGAACCCGGCATGACCGTCTGCGTCGACATCAGTTTCTTCGGCCATCCGGAATTCAACGGCATCCGTATCGAAAGCGGTTATGAGATCACCGCCGCCGGCGCGGTGCCGTTCAGCCCGGCGTTGGATAAACGCCATTCCGACCTGGACCATTTCGAATTCTGA